The Moorena producens PAL-8-15-08-1 genomic interval GAAGGGATGAACAGCATCAGGATTACTTTCGTCTTTGTTAGTTTTGTTAATCCGGGCGCTAGCGAGATAGTTAATTAACATTTGATAAGTGGTAGCTTGGTCTAATGCTGTAATCTCTAATGCTAAATCAAATAACCCTCGTTCAGAGATCAACAAATCCCGAGTCAACCCAGAAGGATGCCCGGTCAAAATAAACCACGCATCACCTTTGAGCATACCTTGAGCATCGTGCAATAGTTGACGCACCTTGGCTGGGTCTTGTTTATCTAAATCATCGATAGCAATCACCACACGACTATACTTTTCCAGCGCTCTTTCCAATAAGTCTTGAAAGGTAAGAGTGGGAAACTTTGGGGCATTAACCGGTTTAGCTTCCGCTTCAATACTTCCCCCAAACCCGGCGATTTTGGCATCAAACTTGGTCTTGGTTTTGCGAGTCGATTCACTCATCAATCCCATGTTGTTTAACAGTTGTTGCGCCCACTCATCCTCTGGCATATATCGGGCTAGGGCAATCAAAGCAGCGGTTGCTAAATCAGTTTCAAAGGGTAGACTAATATAGGTAACGAGAGTATCTTTACTTTTTCGTTGCAAGACGCTCAAGACTTCTAAAATAAATGCTGTTTTACCAATACCAACGGAACCATAGACTAATATCCGCTTCCGTTCGCGACCCCGCAACAAATTAAATATCTGCTTTAACTCCTGGGTGCGACCTGTGAAAACTTTATCTAGGTTTGACCCCAAGCTGGAAGCACTTTCAGAAAAAGGAATTTCTTCAAGATTCCAGCTAGTAAAAATTTCGTCGGTTTCATCCCAAAGTTTATCGGCTTCACTCATGGCTATGGCTTGGTTTTTATTTTATTAATAACTTGGAGCAGTTGTTGAATATTATCAATTCCTTGGTTATCCTTAATTGTATGACAAATTTCATAAGCTTGGGTTAATTCTTCTCGGGCATCGTCGATAAATCCAATGGAAATCATCAGCATGCCTAATCCCGTTTTGCAGATAGCGATTCCTGGTTGATTATTAAGATGATTGTAGATGCGGAGAGCGTCCCGGTAATTCATCCGGGCTTTGTCTAGGTTCATGATTAAATGATGGGTGCGGGCAATGTGGTATACTGAATCTGCAAGGGCTTCTAGGTTTTCGGTGTGACGATAGATCGGGAGACTTTGCTCTAAGCGGGATAATCCATCATACCAGCTTCCTCGCTGAACCAGCAGTTTACCAATATTACGTTGGACGTCTGCCCAATCTTCGGGAAAGTCGTCACGGGTGTAGAACTCTGAAGCATTTTGATAGGATGCGATCGCTTTTTCCAGATTCTCTGCACTATTTCCTAGTATTCGCTTACTGTAGCCATTGCCCAGGTTATAGTGAGCGTTTGCCCACTTTTCGGAGAAGTCTTGTTTGGTGATAACTTCCAATGCTAGTTGGTATGCTTCTATGGCGAGTTCTAAATTATCAGCTTTGTCTCCATTGATTCTGTTACCGTAGGCATAGCCCAGGTTATAGTGAGTGTTTGCCCACTTTTCGGGGAAGTCTTGTTTGGTGATAACTGACAAAGCTAGTTGGTATGCTTCGATCGCAAGTTCAATATTATCAGCTTTATCTTCACGGATTCTGTTACTGTAGGCAAGACCCAGGATAGCTTGAGTGCTTGCCCAATATTGGGGGAAATCTTGTTTGGTGATAACGGACAAAGCTAGTTGGTAGGCTTCGATCGCAAGTTCGAGATTATCAGCCTGATCTCCACGGATTCTGTTACTGTAGGCAAGACCCAGGATAGCTTGAGTGCTTGCCCAATATTGGGATAAATTTTGTTTGGTTATAACGGACAAAGCTAGTTGGTATGCTTCGATCGCAAGTTCAATATTATCAGCTTTATCTCCATGGATTCTATTACTGTAAGCATAGCCCAGGTTATTTTGAGTCCTTGCCCAATCTTCGGGAAAGTCTGATTTAGTATAAACGGACAAAGCTAGTTGGTATGCTTCTATGGAAATTTCGAGATTATCAGCTTTATCTCCATTGATTCTGTCACTGTAGGCATAGCCCAGGTTATTTTGAGTCCTTGCCCAAATTTCCGGGTTACTATCACGGTTAATAACTGTTAGCGTCGTTTCGTAACCAGCAATAGCTATTTCCATGTTATTGGCTTTGTTATCCAGTAAAAAATCGCTGATAAAGTTGCTAAAATTGCAAATAACTATAGCAATAAATTCTGCTGTTTCTGGTTCCAACTCTGATAATTTAGCACTTGCCCATGTTTTTAAGATATCGATAAAGTTATCATCGAGCTTGTCTAGATTGGCTTCCAGAAGTGGGTAGACAACTTTGGAGTCGCCATTGCTGTCGGCAGTTCCTCGCAATACCTCCATCAAGAAGTCCAGATGGTCTTGGGATGAAGCATTAATTAAAGTAGGGGATTTTAAAAATATCTCTAAAAGCTGACTTCTGAGACTAGCTAAAAAGTCAGCAGCATTTTGGTTACCATCGGCTGCTATTTTTTCTGCTACTACTGCCATTACCTGCAATAATTCTGCATCCACTAACTCGCGGTTACTCTCAAGAATTTGAACTTCTTCACCGCTGGCACAAGTTAGCAGTTGATTGACCAAGTTGAGGTATGCTTGTAGTCTTTCTTCGTCCATTTTTACTTATTCAGCTATCAGCTATCAGCTATCAGCTATCAGTTTGACCGGGTGGTGCGTTACGGGACGGACTCTTCCAAGACTGGCTACCGATAAAATGAGCCCGAGCCCTTCCCTAACGCACCCTACTGGACCGACACATCTAAAATGGTGTAATAAGCGTAGGTTGGGTTGAAGAATGAAACCCAACACCAGTAACGCTTTGTTGGGTTTACCTACCGCTCAACCCAACCTACATTTTTAGGTGTGCCATGCCACTACGCCACTTCATTTTTTAATTCTTCATTCTTCATTCTTCATTCTTCCCAATCACTAACTTCTATAAGTATAGCAATCAATAAAAAAATTCGGTCAAGCTCAGATAAACTCTGATACTTGACCGAATTATAGTGTGTAAACCTTAATAAGTACAGCTAAGCTGCACTTAAACCATATAACTCCTGATTAATTGTACATGATTCCCAAGTTAGTCAGCTATCAACTATCAGCTATCAGCTATCAGCTTATGCGCAATCAGTGCTTTTGAATAAAATAAGCTGACGGCTGAATGCTGACGGCTGAATGCTGATTTATACCCCTCCCCAAAAAAAACGTTCACTCTTAATTCTACATTCTTCATTCTTAATTCTTAATTCTACATTCTTCATTCCTGTTCGCCAGGGCCAAGCCCTGGCAATTTACTATCCTAATCTACGTAAAAATATCGAATCAAAGTCGCCATAACCTCACCAGGATTTCCGGTAGGCTCGGGAGTGCTCCACTCGTCGGGATAAGCGTATTTCATAGAATAGATGGCAAGAATTGTTTTCCGAACTTGTTCAGGAGAACCGACCAAGATTTGCTTGGCTTTCTTAGGTTTGCGACCTTGGTTTTCAGGGTTTTGATTTTCATCAGGGTTTGAGGGAAAGTTTGTACTCATTAATCGTTATTGGTTTAAAACGCTTACATTATTAATGTATTAATTTATTGATTAAATGTCAAGGGGTTTAGGAATTTTTTTTTATTACCAAATTGCGACGATTAATCGTAATTAAATTATTGATATTAATCGTAGGGTGGGCAGTGGACGAGACCAATAAAATACGATGGTAATCCCTTAAATCACTGCCCACCGACAGTAAATTAATTAGTAAAAATTAGTTAATTATCTAGATTTTCACTAAAATTAATCTTCTGGTGGGCAGTGGTCTGATTTTTAACTATTACTATCCCTTGAGAAAGCACTGCCCACCCTACAGGTAGATCTCTATTATCAACACTATAGTTGTCTTGTTTTTTAATAAAATTAATCCTCTGGTGGGCAGTGCTCTGATTTTTAACTATTACTATCCCTTGAGAAAGCACTGCCCACCCTAGATCAGAGCTCTATTATCAACACTATAGTTGTCTTGTTTTTTAATAAAATTAATCTTCTGGTGGGCAGTGGTCTGATTTTTAACTATTACTATCCCTTGAGAAAGCACTGCCCACCCTACAGGTATATCTGGCTGTGGTGGGCAGTTAATTATCTAGATTTTCACTAAAATTAATCCTCTGGTGGGCAGTGCTCTATCGGATTTTCAACTATGACTATCCCTTGAAAAACCACTGCCGACCCTACAGGTATATCTGGCTGTGGTGGGCAGTGCTCTATTCTATTTTCAACTATGACTATCCCTTGAAAAACCACTGCCGACCCTACAGGTATATCTGGCTGTGGTGGGCAGTGTTCTATCCGATTTTTAACTATTACTATCCCTTGAGAAACTACTGCCGACCCTACAGGTATATCTGGCTGTGGTGGGCAGTGTTCTATCCGATTTTCAACTATTACTATCCCTTGAGAAACTACTGCCGACCCTACAGGTATATCTGGCTGTGGTGGGCAGTGTTCTATCCGATTTTTAACTATTACTATCCCTTGAGAAACTACTGCCGACCCTACAGGTATATCTGGCTGTGGTGGGCAGTGCTCTATCGGATTTTTAACTATTACTATCCCTTGAGAAACCACTGCCGACCCTACAGGTATATCTGGCTCTGGTGGGCAGTGCTCTATTCTAATTTATGTGATTAATCGTAGGGTGGGCAGTGCTTTATTTCGATAAAATTAACTAGTAATTGCTTAGCTAGCACTGCCCACCAACAGGAAATAATTTAGTAAAAACAATAATACAAAGAATCTTCCGGTGGGCAGTGGTCTATCGGATTTTCAACTATTACTATCCCTTGAAAAACCACTGCCCACCCTACAGGTATATTTTGCTCTGGTGGGCAGTGCTCTATCGGATTTTTAACTATTACTATCCCTTGAAAAACCACTGCCGACCCTACATCAGATCTCAATTTGTAACGTTTTGCAACTATCGCCAAAATGGCGGGACAGATTGAGCCTACTGTCTCATTTTTTAGATAGGTCTGGGATTAGCAACATCTAGGTGAGGATTTTAGGGAATCGGGAATCGGGAATCGGGAATCGGTAACAGGGATAAAATCCTGTGTAGCTTATTGCTATCCAAAACCCTATATTGTTTCTTTTGCCTCTTGCCTTTTGCCTCTTGCCTTTTGCCTCTTGCCTTTTGCCTTTTGCCTATTCCCTATTCCCTATACACATACATTTCATTAATAGGAAAGTAACCATGATAGTAATCAACGATAACGAGAATTCCAATTCACAACCAGTAATACCAGAACCAAACCCGAATGACCCTACTGGTTCTATTGGCAATTACGTTTGGTTAGACAGCAACAGAGATGGTCTCCAAAATGAGCCTCCTGAAAATGGTGTGAATGGCGTTACTGTTAATCTCTTCGACATCAACGGTAACCTAATCCAAACCACTACTACCAATGACGATAATAATGAGAATCCTGGGTTCTATCTATTTGAGAATATCCCGGATGACCTTTCTAGTCGTTATACTCTGGAATTCGTTGCGCCGGAAGGGTTTACCTTTACTACCCAAGATAATGACCCACGACAGTTTATTGATACTGATAGTCCTATAGATAGTGATGTTGATCCCAATACCGGTCGTGTCACTATCGGTCCGATCACCCGATTTTTACCGGAAGGAATTGACCAATTGGTATGGGATGCTGGTCTGGTGCCAGTTAAACCAGGGTCAACTGGTACCCCAGGGGATGACAAACTGATTGGTACTCGTGGTAATGACCACATTAGTGGTGGAGACGGTAACGATACTATTGTCGGTCGTGGTGGTAATGATACCCTTTCGGGGGATAAAGGCCAGGATGTAATTAAAGGGGGTGCTGGTAAGGATGTGCTGGATGGTGGCACTGGTCGTGACATTATTACCGGTGGTGGTGGTGATGACACGATTAACGGTGGTGGTGGTAAGGATCGGTTAGTGGGTGGTCGTGGTAATGATCACATCACCGGTGGTGGTGGTGATGACAGGATTAATGGTGGTCGTGGTAGTGATACGTTAGTTGGTGGTGCTGGTCATGATGACTTTTTGTTTACTAAGGGCAGTAGCTTCCGCCATGGTGATGTGGATGTAATCGAAGACTTTGAAGTTGGTGCAGATCTGATTAAATTGAGGGGCTTTGGTGCCATTGATCCTCAAAAGTGGTTTCATAGAGCAGTAGCCTCTGGTATCCTATCTGACAGTGACCAGGGTGTTGTGCTTTCTCCTAAAACTGGTGGAACCCTTGTGATTGAGGATGTGGAGCTAGATCAACTCAGTGGTGACAATTTCCACTTGCTATAGAATAGACTTTTTGCAGAAGTAGGGAATAGGGAACAGGGAACAGGGAATAGGGAATAGGGAACAGGGAACAGGGAACAGGGGAGAATAGTGGAACAGGCATCTTGCCTGTGGTGCTATGGGCATCTTGCCTGTGGTGCCATGGGCATCTTGGTAGAAAGCGCACCTTTACAAAGGTCAGATGCACCGATTCCCGATTCCCTACTATTCATGTGATATGCCAAGCATAAATCATAAAAATCCTCTTGTAATCGGCAGTTTAGTCGTTATTTTTATAAACCTAGTAATAGCTATTATTTGTTGGATTATTGTTCAACAATCTACGGGTTATGATGGTCTGTTTTATTTTTTTATATTGTCTATGATTGGTATCGCTCAGTTAGTCTATGTTATCCCAGCATTAATTGTGCTAAGATTGCTGGGAAGATGGGAATTGATTAAAGGAGTAATTATTGGTGGTTTGATTACAGGTTTGTTGAATCTTGGCGCTTGGTTTTTAATGCAAGCTTAAGCTAAAAGGTATTGCTAGCAAGCGTTATTGAAAAATAGCTCTTAATTTAACTAACTTCGTGAACTGTTGCGTCAAGGCTATCTTGACACTCTTCTAATGTCTCGTCGAGGTCCTCACTACCAGTAAACACTTTAGTAGTCACTGGAACGTTAGGCTCAACTTGGAGCCACACCGAATCACTAATAGACTCAGCTTGATTGGGTCTATAAACCAGTCGGCAGGCTCCTGCTATTTCTACCTCATGACAGTAATGAGTGCGCTCACCCCGTTTAACAGTAAACACTGGCAACGATGTCTGGTTCTTGTGATTACTCTTTAAGGCTTCCTCATTAACGTGGATATAGGTAGTTTCCAGATGTTTCTCCTGATTCCATGTACCTTTTGGTCCCCTACGACCTTCGGTGACCACTGGGACACCATCATATAATGGAATCTGCCAAAACCGACCAACTTTTTTGGCTCCTTTGATGCGATCTTTACTTAATAGCATCCGCAGTCGCTGAGATGATATACCCAGCAGAGATGCAGCTTGTGTTGTACCGACAACCATAACTAAAATACTATTGCGGAATAGTATTGTAATCCCATCTAACTGGGAAAGTCAAGCTAAAGTGGCGAGTCGGGAGTCGGGAGTCGGGAATCGGGAATCGGGAGTCGGGAATCAAAAATTATCAGAATTGATTTAGGTACCCGATATAAAGTCTTTGTCAAGTTCTTGTTTAACCAATTGAGCTAAGGTTTGGGCAGCTCCTGGTTTTCCGCGAACACTCTTGAGATGCGATCGCATTTCGGACAACTTCTCTGGATGCTCTAGATAGTCTAGGGCAAGTTGGGCAACCTCAACCGGCTCAAGTTTCCCTACCAATTCTGGCACAATTTCTCTTTTTGCCCAAATATTGGGCCATGCAAACAGACGCTTTTGCCCTAGCACCAACCAGTTAATCACTTTGGCTAGGCTAGAGCCTACTCCTGGTAACTTGACCAATAGACCGGGTAACCCATCCCAAGCCCGCATGGCATCTAACTGTTGCGTCGGCAACAGCACAATCATGGGTACCGCCAGAGACCCCAACTCAGCAGTATTCGCTCCCACTGTGGTTAAGCAAAGACAACATTGCGATAATAACTCATAGGCCGGAAAGGACTCCCAGAGTTCTACACACAAGCCACTGGGGGTTTTGAGGAATAGTTGCGGGGTGGAAGGTTTAAGGTTAGGAGGTTGAAGGTTAGCTGGTTGAAGGTTAGCTGGTTTAAGGTTAGCTGGTTGAAGGTTAGCTGGTTGAAGGTTAGCTGGTTGAAGGTTAGCTGGTTGAAGGTTAGCTGGTTGAAGGTTAGCTGGTTGAAGGTTAGCTGGTTTAAGGTTAGCTGGTTGAAGGTTAGGAGGTTGTTCGCCTTTGGCGTTCCGGTAGGGTAGGTTATCGGAGTTTGAACCTGTAACTTGTAACCCCTTAACCTGTAACCCGTTAACTTGTAACCCGTTAACCTGTAACCCGTTAACTTGTAACCCCTTAACCTGTAACCCTGGATTAATGACCGAGTCGTTATCAACATCAACTTTATAAATAAGTTGAGCCTCTGACCATCCTGTCTTGTTAATGATGGGATTGTGATCTCGATTGGCAAATTTGGCTAATGTTTTGAGATCTATGGTAGGAGCAAC includes:
- a CDS encoding SdrD B-like domain-containing protein — translated: MPLAFCLLPFASCLLPFAYSLFPIHIHFINRKVTMIVINDNENSNSQPVIPEPNPNDPTGSIGNYVWLDSNRDGLQNEPPENGVNGVTVNLFDINGNLIQTTTTNDDNNENPGFYLFENIPDDLSSRYTLEFVAPEGFTFTTQDNDPRQFIDTDSPIDSDVDPNTGRVTIGPITRFLPEGIDQLVWDAGLVPVKPGSTGTPGDDKLIGTRGNDHISGGDGNDTIVGRGGNDTLSGDKGQDVIKGGAGKDVLDGGTGRDIITGGGGDDTINGGGGKDRLVGGRGNDHITGGGGDDRINGGRGSDTLVGGAGHDDFLFTKGSSFRHGDVDVIEDFEVGADLIKLRGFGAIDPQKWFHRAVASGILSDSDQGVVLSPKTGGTLVIEDVELDQLSGDNFHLL
- a CDS encoding DNA-binding protein, with the protein product MVVGTTQAASLLGISSQRLRMLLSKDRIKGAKKVGRFWQIPLYDGVPVVTEGRRGPKGTWNQEKHLETTYIHVNEEALKSNHKNQTSLPVFTVKRGERTHYCHEVEIAGACRLVYRPNQAESISDSVWLQVEPNVPVTTKVFTGSEDLDETLEECQDSLDATVHEVS
- a CDS encoding tetratricopeptide repeat protein translates to MDEERLQAYLNLVNQLLTCASGEEVQILESNRELVDAELLQVMAVVAEKIAADGNQNAADFLASLRSQLLEIFLKSPTLINASSQDHLDFLMEVLRGTADSNGDSKVVYPLLEANLDKLDDNFIDILKTWASAKLSELEPETAEFIAIVICNFSNFISDFLLDNKANNMEIAIAGYETTLTVINRDSNPEIWARTQNNLGYAYSDRINGDKADNLEISIEAYQLALSVYTKSDFPEDWARTQNNLGYAYSNRIHGDKADNIELAIEAYQLALSVITKQNLSQYWASTQAILGLAYSNRIRGDQADNLELAIEAYQLALSVITKQDFPQYWASTQAILGLAYSNRIREDKADNIELAIEAYQLALSVITKQDFPEKWANTHYNLGYAYGNRINGDKADNLELAIEAYQLALEVITKQDFSEKWANAHYNLGNGYSKRILGNSAENLEKAIASYQNASEFYTRDDFPEDWADVQRNIGKLLVQRGSWYDGLSRLEQSLPIYRHTENLEALADSVYHIARTHHLIMNLDKARMNYRDALRIYNHLNNQPGIAICKTGLGMLMISIGFIDDAREELTQAYEICHTIKDNQGIDNIQQLLQVINKIKTKP
- a CDS encoding ATP-binding protein; protein product: MSEADKLWDETDEIFTSWNLEEIPFSESASSLGSNLDKVFTGRTQELKQIFNLLRGRERKRILVYGSVGIGKTAFILEVLSVLQRKSKDTLVTYISLPFETDLATAALIALARYMPEDEWAQQLLNNMGLMSESTRKTKTKFDAKIAGFGGSIEAEAKPVNAPKFPTLTFQDLLERALEKYSRVVIAIDDLDKQDPAKVRQLLHDAQGMLKGDAWFILTGHPSGLTRDLLISERGLFDLALEITALDQATTYQMLINYLASARINKTNKDESNPDAVHPFTLETARNLCAHSQGIPRWFNRIANYVLLKAADLQAEKITPDVFQQGLEYVSQKLRGQSELTPEDYYVLDLVLEKGVLSDENVTMDDLKRLKTQQFSQVLPILDKLIQFDLVRRLPTDKAAKYQGNPLLLPPSEQSDEEQ